A genomic region of Arachis hypogaea cultivar Tifrunner chromosome 5, arahy.Tifrunner.gnm2.J5K5, whole genome shotgun sequence contains the following coding sequences:
- the LOC112801512 gene encoding putative pentatricopeptide repeat-containing protein At5g47460 — MRRFLFNVARKFEKAHHSHAFPSNLAYSSSTSFDQTNISIGRSNFMWVTTINSLVHGETNTELELFEASRIFNSGTKPNAYALANLVRVTTDLGSYSFGQQLHSYILCSGHFSRVYVSASLVRFYVKMHLLAYAHKVFDETPQANAVSWNTLISGYVQAGQFLRALCLFRCLGRSDVCADAFSFTSALAACGHLSLFILGRSIHSVVVKLGMLDGTVVANCLIDMYGKCGLVEDAVWVFSEIVDKDVISWNSVIAATANNGNIQLAYRFLHLMPNPDTISYNGLINGIAHVGNIEDAVQILLTMPTPNSSSWNSIITGFVNRNRAREALDMFSRMHSRNVQMDEFTFSIILNGLASIAALTWGMLIHCCAMKCGLDTSVVVGSALIDMYSKCGQVKRAESIFHELPNRNLISWNTMMYGYARNGDSVQVIELFKMLKMEGDIKPDSITFLNLLSACSHNQILIEVAIHYLESMINDHGITPSVEHCCSMIRLMGQKGELWRAERMIHELGFESQGLVWRALLGACGTQRDIQVAETAGAKVIELERDEDYVYVKLSNMYASLGRWEDVDAIRGLMSKKQVRKEAGSSWIEVESCNT; from the coding sequence ATGCGAAGGTTTCTCTTCAATGTAGCAAGAAAATTCGAGAAGGCACATCATTCTCATGCATTTCCTTCAAACCTGGCATATAGCAGTAGCACTAGTTTTGATCAAACTAATATTAGCATTGGACGTAGTAATTTCATGTGGGTAACTACCATCAATTCCCTTGTCCatggtgaaaccaatacagagtTGGAGTTATTTGAAGCATCCAGAATATTCAATTCTGGGACTAAACCAAATGCATATGCTCTTGCTAACCTAGTAAGAGTTACTACTGACCTAGGCTCCTACTCATTTGGACAACAGCTCCACAGTTACATTCTATGTTCGGGGCATTTTTCCCGCGTCTATGTCTCCGCCTCACTCGTCAGATTCTACGTGAAAATGCACTTACTTGCTTATGCTCACAAGGTGTTTGATGAAACTCCTCAAGCAAACGCTGTTTCTTGGAACACTTTGATTTCCGGTTATGTCCAAGCTGGCCAGTTTCTGAGAGCCTTGTGTTTGTTCAGGTGCTTAGGAAGGTCCGACGTTTGTGCTGACGCGTTCTCTTTTACGTCTGCTCTCGCTGCTTGCGGCCACCTGAGCCTGTTCATATTGGGAAGGTCAATTCATTCTGTGGTTGTCAAATTGGGCATGCTTGATGGCACTGTTGTTGCAAACTGCTTGATTGACATGTATGGTAAATGCGGGTTAGTTGAGGATGCTGTCTGGGTTTTCTCTGAGATTGTTGACAAGGACGTTATTTCTTGGAATTCAGTTATAGCAGCAACTGCAAACAACGGAAACATTCAACTTGCATACAGGTTTTTGCACCTTATGCCCAACCCTGATACCATTTCCTATAATGGGTTGATAAACGGCATTGCTCATGTGGGGAATATAGAAGATGCTGTTCAGATTTTGTTAACTATGCCAACTCCGAATTCATCTTCTTGGAACTCCATAATTACAGGGTTTGTTAATAGGAATCGAGCTAGAGAGGCTCTGGATATGTTCAGCAGAATGCACTCAAGAAACGTGCAGATGGATGAGTTTACATTTTCAATCATCTTAAATGGACTTGCTAGTATTGCAGCCTTAACGTGGGGAATGTTGATCCATTGTTGTGCTATGAAGTGTGGCTTAGATACATCTGTAGTGGTTGGAAGTGCACTAATTGATATGTACTCAAAATGTGGGCAAGTGAAGCGTGCCGAATCGATCTTCCATGAACTGCCTAACAGGAATCTGATAAGCTGGAACACTATGATGTATGGCTATGCTCGCAATGGTGATTCTGTACAGGTTATTGAACTCTTTAAGATGCTGAAAATGGAAGGAGATATAAAACCGGACAGCATCACATTTCTTAACCTTTTATCAGCATGTTCCCATAACCAAATTCTCATTGAAGTTGCTATTCATTACCTTGAATCTATGATAAACGACCATGGGATCACACCATCTGTTGAGCATTGTTGTTCAATGATACGGCTGATGGGTCAAAAAGGAGAGTTGTGGAGAGCAGAGAGGATGATACATGAACTTGGTTTTGAGTCTCAAGGATTAGTTTGGAGGGCTTTGCTTGGTGCTTGTGGAACACAGAGAGATATACAAGTAGCAGAAACTGCAGGTGCTAAGGTGATTGAATTGGAGAGAGATGAAGATTACGTTTATGTGAAGCTGTCTAACATGTATGCATCTTTAGGAAGATGGGAAGATGTGGATGCAATTAGGGGTCTCATGAGTAAAAAACAAGTGCGCAAAGAAGCAGGTTCTAGTTGGATAGAAGTTGAGTCTTGTAACACATGA
- the LOC112801511 gene encoding metalloendoproteinase 1-MMP, whose product MLPLFGYLHLTFFLFYYVTVFNSRPCVGARMVPESESVTVITAETHNATATWQEFSKFLHAERGSQVSGIWELKEYFHRFGYLTLPETAQNFTDTFDKQLESALFLYQKRLGLPVTGKLDSETIHAIVAPRCGVSDAAHHRIHATRHYAYFDGKPRWLRGSPMTLTYAFSPNNMIDRLSVPVIRAVFQRAFSRWATVIPVNFQEAEWYDAADIKIGFYSGDHGDGEPFDGVLGVLGHAFSPQNGRFHLDAAESWSVDFERDKSRVAVDLESVATHEIGHVLGLGHSSVKEAVMYPSLSPRKKKVDLTIDDVEGVQALYGSNPNFSFSSLLQSENSSNFAEGLKSCFSKWTLTLALGFLLLFLRL is encoded by the coding sequence ATGCTTCCGTTATTCGGTTACCTTCACTTAACCTTCTTCCTCTTCTATTATGTAACCGTCTTTAATTCGCGCCCTTGCGTTGGCGCCAGGATGGTTCCTGAATCCGAATCCGTAACCGTAATAACAGCCGAAACTCACAACGCTACTGCCACGTGGCAGGAATTCTCAAAGTTCCTTCACGCAGAGAGGGGCAGCCAAGTCAGCGGCATATGGGAGCTGAAGGAGTACTTCCACCGTTTCGGGTACCTCACTCTGCCGGAAACGGCGCAGAATTTCACTGACACATTCGACAAGCAGTTAGAGTCCGCACTCTTCCTTTACCAGAAACGGTTGGGCTTGCCGGTCACTGGAAAACTCGACTCCGAAACAATACACGCGATCGTGGCCCCGAGGTGCGGTGTTTCGGATGCTGCCCACCACAGGATACATGCCACGCGCCACTACGCTTACTTCGACGGGAAGCCCAGGTGGCTCCGCGGTTCTCCGATGACTCTGACGTACGCTTTCTCGCCGAACAACATGATCGACCGGCTAAGCGTGCCGGTAATCAGAGCAGTGTTCCAGAGAGCGTTTTCGAGGTGGGCGACGGTAATTCCGGTGAATTTCCAGGAGGCGGAGTGGTACGACGCGGCAGACATCAAAATCGGATTCTACTCCGGCGATCACGGCGACGGAGAACCGTTCGATGGAGTATTGGGGGTGTTGGGGCACGCGTTCTCACCTCAGAATGGGAGATTCCACTTGGATGCGGCGGAATCCTGGTCCGTTGATTTTGAGCGGGATAAGTCAAGGGTGGCCGTTGATTTAGAATCGGTAGCAACGCACGAGATAGGTCACGTGCTTGGGTTAGGTCACTCTTCCGTGAAAGAAGCGGTAATGTACCCGAGCCTGAGCCCAAGGAAGAAGAAAGTGGACTTGACAATTGATGACGTGGAAGGGGTCCAAGCTCTTTATGGCTCTAACCCCAATTTCTCATTTAGTTCTCTCTTACAGTCTGAGAATTCCTCTAATTTCGCTGAAGGGCTAAAAAGTTGCTTCTCTAAATGGACTCTCACTTTAGCTCTTGGGTTCCTCTTATTATTTTTACGTCtatga
- the LOC112801513 gene encoding WAT1-related protein At5g47470, translating to MAMAEIRNKRVVEDVAIIGGLIGVQFIYAGNAFLMSYAMSLGLTSLTIVIFTSLATFLVLFPVAFYFERTKWPKECKLKLIMQLLFLSFGGLAFQCLFLKGINLTSPAMGTAMPNLAPGLIFIMSWTFGLESVNLRNTHSKVKILGTLLCVFGALTMSIMQSISAPPETGFEATVQSSSTPLQFVFDKHKMIGSLYLVAAVFILSSSVVLQAFVLGDFAAPMSLGAITSLLGAFMTAVFQLLTEHQLKTDWQVLRFKDLIGYSFLAGVASGICLCFNGWALKKKGPVLVSMFSPIATVCSVIFSFVTMRDTINFGSIAGMLLMFTGLYLVLWAKDKEGNARGNNGNEIEKAFLS from the exons ATGGCGATGGCGGAAATCAGAAATAAGAGGGTGGTGGAAGATGTTGCAATAATCGGAGGGTTGATCGGAGTCCAATTTATCTACGCAGGGAACGCTTTTCTGATGAGTTATGCTATGTCATTAGGCCTTACCTCTCTTACCATTGTTATTTTCACTTCCCTAGCTACCTTCCTTGTTCTCTTCCCCGTTGCCTTTTATTTTGAAAG GACTAAGTGGCCCAAGGAGTGCAAACTCAAGCTGATTATGCAACTCTTGTTTCTTTCATTTGGAGG ACTAGCTTTCCAGTGTCTGTTTCTGAAAGGAATCAATCTAACTTCACCAGCAATGGGAACTGCAATGCCAAACCTTGCACCGGGTCTTATCTTCATCATGTCTTGGACTTTTGG GTTGGAGAGTGTAAACTTAAGGAACACACATAGCAAAGTAAAAATCTTAGGAACACTGCTATGTGTTTTTGGGGCTCTCACAATGAGCATAATGCAAAGCATTTCTGCTCCTCCGGAAACCGGTTTTGAGGCTACAGTTCAATCATCATCGACGCCATTGCAGTTTGTGTTTGACAAGCACAAGATGATTGGCAGCCTCTATCTTGTCGCTGCAGTCTTCATACTGTCGAGCAGCGTCGTCCTGCAG GCTTTTGTTCTTGGAGATTTTGCGGCACCTATGTCCTTGGGTGCAATAACGTCCTTGTTAGGGGCCTTCATGACCGCAGTTTTTCAGTTACTTACAGAGCACCAACTGAAAACTGATTGGCAAGTTCTGCGTTttaaagacctaattggctattcTTTTCTG GCAGGTGTAGCGAGTGGAATATGTTTATGCTTCAATGGTTGGGCACTTAAGAAGAAAGGACCAGTCTTGGTCTCCATGTTTAGCCCCATTGCTACAGTCTGCTCTGTCATTTTCTCCTTTGTTACCATGAGAGACACTATTAATTTTGGAAG CATTGCAGGTATGTTACTCATGTTCACTGGCCTGTACTTAGTTCTTTGGGCCAAAGACAAAGAAGGCAACGCAAGAGGAAATAATGGCAATGAGATTGAGAAGGCTTTTTTAAGTTGA